The following coding sequences are from one Thermoplasmata archaeon window:
- a CDS encoding glycosyltransferase family 2 protein — MATVCVEIAVLDDRRLLVALDSLAGQRRRPDRVLIAASVASPGDLLAAAQVRTPQLAVEVARLPAGVVAARAASLPLLREEIVAFLDSDERAPAGWLGELVAPIERGEAAFTGGPTRPSRDPQTSIERYDDLLERSIYENLVPRSMTYVPLQNTAWQASLLRQLGFDSRIPYAEDHDLELRATRAGARGLFVPEAWVYHDKSGPTSLGRWALKRYRYLVAMAMSLYKNGELSGRLRERRPPVRHPLRYVESLMKPVALAHAWIRWRRVRSRPAG, encoded by the coding sequence TTGGCAACCGTCTGCGTCGAGATCGCGGTCCTCGACGATCGTCGACTCCTCGTCGCGCTCGACTCGCTGGCCGGCCAGCGTCGCCGTCCGGACCGGGTGCTGATCGCCGCGTCGGTGGCGAGCCCGGGCGACCTCCTCGCCGCCGCCCAGGTGCGGACCCCGCAGCTCGCCGTGGAGGTCGCGCGCCTACCGGCCGGCGTGGTCGCGGCTCGCGCGGCCTCGCTGCCGCTCCTTCGGGAGGAGATCGTCGCGTTCCTCGATTCCGACGAGCGGGCGCCCGCCGGATGGCTGGGCGAGCTGGTCGCCCCGATCGAGCGGGGGGAGGCCGCGTTCACCGGCGGCCCCACGAGGCCCTCGCGCGACCCGCAGACCTCGATCGAGCGCTACGACGATCTGCTCGAACGTTCGATCTACGAGAATCTCGTGCCCCGGAGCATGACCTACGTCCCGCTCCAGAACACGGCGTGGCAGGCCTCGCTGCTCCGTCAGCTCGGCTTCGACTCCCGAATCCCCTATGCGGAGGACCACGATCTCGAGCTCCGCGCGACGCGCGCCGGTGCGCGCGGCCTCTTCGTGCCGGAGGCCTGGGTCTATCACGACAAGAGCGGGCCCACGAGCCTGGGTCGGTGGGCGCTCAAGCGCTACCGCTATCTCGTCGCGATGGCGATGTCGCTCTACAAGAACGGGGAGCTCTCCGGCCGGCTGCGGGAGCGACGGCCGCCCGTGCGCCACCCCCTGCGCTACGTGGAGTCGCTCATGAAGCCGGTCGCGCTCGCCCACGCCTGGATCCGGTGGCGACGGGTCCGCAGCCGGCCCGCCGGCTGA
- a CDS encoding 50S ribosomal protein L11 methyltransferase yields MPLLPVAVILAMFVALVAVAYFVFASFAFGAGYQPTPRRSVEEMLRLAEVSERDTVYDLGAGTGSIVFRAARVYRARVVAVEVEPVRVLILRVRRALGPFADRIAIVWGDFFRLDFRAASVVTTFLWGRAMDRLRPKLERELPPGARIVSYVHPVPGWTAEVYDPATDVYLYRRPRLPDAGSAATGGR; encoded by the coding sequence ATGCCCCTCCTGCCCGTCGCCGTGATCCTCGCGATGTTCGTCGCGCTGGTGGCGGTCGCCTACTTCGTGTTCGCGTCGTTCGCCTTCGGCGCCGGCTACCAGCCGACGCCGCGGCGCTCGGTCGAAGAGATGCTGCGTCTCGCCGAGGTCAGCGAGCGCGACACGGTCTACGACCTGGGCGCGGGGACGGGCTCCATCGTCTTCCGGGCGGCCCGCGTCTACCGCGCGCGGGTCGTCGCGGTCGAGGTCGAGCCGGTCCGGGTGCTGATCCTGCGGGTCCGCCGGGCGCTCGGCCCGTTCGCCGATCGCATCGCGATCGTCTGGGGGGACTTCTTCCGGCTCGACTTCCGGGCCGCCAGTGTCGTCACCACCTTTCTCTGGGGCCGCGCGATGGACCGCCTCCGCCCGAAGCTGGAGCGCGAGCTGCCGCCGGGCGCGCGGATCGTGAGCTATGTACACCCCGTGCCCGGCTGGACCGCGGAGGTCTACGACCCCGCGACCGACGTCTATCTCTACCGTCGCCCGAGGTTACCCGACGCCGGCTCCGCGGCTACGGGTGGAAGGTGA
- the meaB gene encoding methylmalonyl Co-A mutase-associated GTPase MeaB has product MTRRAPLPAAARAIRSGDRRVLARAISQVEDRDPAAVAISRALFPRTGRAPVIGITGPLGVGKSSLINLLVNRLRALDRTVAVIAVDPSSPFSGGSVLGDRIRFDRSAHDTGVFFRSMASRGEEGGIAAATREVARLMDAAGFDVVLVETVGSGQVDLAIRDVASTRVVVLVPHLGDEVQTLKAGLFEIADVFCVNKSDLPGAELAERDLRELVHLGARSGWTPSVVATSTNPATGIDELWTAIEAHERFLDQSGQRAADERRRVAVEIVERVRARIGDELTARLEREPRLRALVDRVVARELDPESAAERVRRERRAR; this is encoded by the coding sequence ATGACGCGACGGGCCCCGCTGCCCGCGGCCGCGCGGGCGATCCGGTCCGGCGACCGTCGAGTCCTCGCCCGAGCGATCTCCCAGGTGGAGGACCGAGATCCGGCCGCCGTCGCAATCTCGCGCGCCCTGTTCCCTCGCACCGGTCGGGCGCCGGTGATCGGGATCACCGGTCCGCTCGGCGTCGGCAAGTCGAGCCTGATCAACCTGCTCGTCAACCGGCTGCGCGCGCTCGACCGCACCGTGGCGGTGATCGCGGTCGACCCGTCGAGCCCCTTCAGCGGCGGGTCGGTCCTGGGCGACCGGATCCGCTTCGATCGAAGCGCGCACGACACCGGCGTCTTCTTCCGCTCCATGGCGAGCCGCGGGGAAGAGGGTGGCATTGCTGCGGCGACGCGCGAGGTCGCCCGCCTCATGGACGCCGCCGGGTTCGACGTCGTCCTCGTCGAGACGGTGGGGAGCGGTCAGGTCGATCTCGCGATCCGCGACGTCGCCTCGACGCGCGTCGTGGTGCTCGTGCCGCACCTCGGCGATGAAGTGCAGACCCTCAAAGCCGGCCTCTTCGAGATCGCGGACGTCTTCTGCGTGAACAAATCCGATCTGCCCGGCGCGGAGCTGGCCGAGCGGGACCTGCGGGAGCTCGTCCATCTGGGCGCGCGCTCGGGGTGGACCCCGTCGGTCGTGGCCACGTCCACGAACCCGGCGACCGGGATCGACGAGCTCTGGACCGCGATCGAGGCGCACGAGCGGTTTCTCGACCAGTCCGGTCAGCGGGCCGCGGACGAGCGCCGACGCGTCGCCGTCGAGATCGTAGAGCGCGTCCGGGCCCGGATCGGGGACGAGCTCACGGCACGGCTCGAGCGTGAGCCCCGGCTGCGCGCCCTCGTCGATCGGGTCGTCGCCCGCGAGCTGGACCCCGAGAGCGCGGCCGAACGGGTCCGGCGCGAGCGGCGGGCGCGGTAG
- a CDS encoding cobalamin B12-binding domain-containing protein, with amino-acid sequence MAKSPKATPIRVLIAKPGLDGHDRGAKVVARALRDAGMEVIYAGLRQTPEEIVRAALEEDVDLIGLSILSGAHMALFPKVLNLLKREKAGGIPVFAGGIIPDEDARRLRRAGIRAIFGPGSSLEEIVSTARNLARASA; translated from the coding sequence ATGGCAAAGTCCCCGAAGGCGACGCCGATCCGGGTGCTGATCGCCAAGCCCGGCTTGGACGGACATGATCGCGGCGCGAAGGTCGTGGCTCGCGCGCTGCGGGACGCGGGGATGGAAGTGATCTACGCGGGGCTTCGCCAGACCCCCGAGGAGATCGTACGCGCCGCGCTCGAGGAGGACGTGGACCTGATCGGCCTATCGATCCTGTCCGGCGCTCACATGGCCCTGTTTCCGAAGGTGCTCAACCTGCTCAAGCGGGAGAAGGCCGGGGGCATCCCCGTCTTCGCCGGCGGGATCATCCCGGACGAGGACGCTCGCCGATTGCGGCGGGCCGGCATCCGGGCGATCTTCGGTCCAGGGAGCTCGCTCGAGGAAATCGTATCGACCGCTCGGAATCTGGCGCGCGCGAGCGCATGA
- a CDS encoding A24 family peptidase C-terminal domain-containing protein, producing MSLAEGILGAQLAALVAGFGFAAWSDLKDREVTDRLWQWLGLIGVALGAVAFGGGGLLPTALWLLVGGLALEHMFPWDDLLGERADRLADGIEAVAYAVVVAAVAIAVVRVGVGPSEVPWAVVALLASILLARGLFEAGVLYGGADAKALMIAGVLVPTFTAVAWPLGGTLAGVLGWVPFSLDLLTNAALVSLAIPLAIGLRNVARKEFHFPGGFSGYRIPVRELPERYVWLENPMRSNAADVETSEEDRQLRARLAQELTAKGVETVWVTPQIPFLVVMAVGAVLTLLAGNLVLDLVALA from the coding sequence GTGAGCCTCGCCGAAGGGATCCTCGGGGCCCAGCTGGCCGCCCTGGTCGCCGGTTTCGGCTTCGCGGCGTGGTCCGATCTCAAGGACCGGGAGGTCACCGACCGGCTCTGGCAGTGGCTGGGCCTGATCGGGGTGGCGCTCGGCGCGGTGGCGTTCGGTGGCGGAGGGCTGCTGCCGACCGCCCTGTGGCTCCTCGTCGGGGGCCTCGCGCTCGAACACATGTTCCCCTGGGACGACCTGCTCGGCGAGCGCGCGGACCGGCTCGCGGACGGCATCGAAGCGGTCGCGTACGCCGTCGTGGTGGCGGCCGTCGCCATCGCGGTCGTCCGGGTCGGCGTCGGACCGAGCGAGGTGCCCTGGGCGGTCGTGGCCCTGCTCGCGAGCATCCTCCTCGCCCGCGGGCTCTTCGAGGCGGGCGTTCTCTACGGTGGGGCCGACGCGAAAGCCCTGATGATCGCCGGGGTCCTCGTGCCGACGTTCACCGCGGTCGCATGGCCGCTCGGCGGGACCCTCGCCGGTGTTCTGGGCTGGGTCCCCTTCTCCCTGGACCTGCTGACCAACGCGGCGCTCGTCTCGCTCGCGATTCCGCTCGCCATCGGGCTGCGGAACGTGGCGCGCAAGGAGTTCCACTTCCCGGGCGGATTCTCCGGCTACCGGATACCGGTCCGGGAGCTGCCCGAGCGCTATGTCTGGCTCGAGAACCCCATGCGGTCGAACGCGGCGGACGTCGAGACCTCGGAGGAGGATCGACAGCTGCGCGCCCGGCTCGCGCAGGAGCTGACGGCGAAGGGGGTCGAGACCGTCTGGGTGACCCCCCAAATCCCGTTCCTCGTGGTCATGGCCGTCGGCGCCGTGCTCACGCTCCTCGCGGGCAACCTGGTGCTCGACCTGGTGGCGCTGGCGTGA
- a CDS encoding S6e family ribosomal protein: protein MVEYKLVISDRDRSIARTVGDPQAAGFLGKRIGESIGGELIGATGYTFRITGGTDKSGFPLRPDLPGARQTRLYVGDGFGFHAPRHGMRKRRTFRGNTVSEDTVQINLIVEQKGGKPLAELFAAS, encoded by the coding sequence ATGGTCGAGTACAAGCTCGTCATCTCGGACCGCGACCGGTCGATCGCCCGGACGGTCGGCGATCCCCAGGCGGCCGGCTTCCTGGGCAAGCGGATCGGGGAGTCGATCGGCGGCGAGCTGATCGGCGCAACGGGCTACACCTTTCGCATCACCGGGGGCACCGACAAGAGCGGCTTCCCGCTGCGGCCCGATCTTCCCGGCGCGCGTCAGACCCGGCTCTATGTCGGGGACGGATTCGGATTCCACGCCCCCCGCCACGGCATGCGCAAGCGACGAACGTTCCGCGGCAATACGGTCAGTGAGGACACGGTCCAGATCAACCTGATCGTGGAGCAGAAGGGCGGCAAGCCGCTCGCGGAGCTGTTCGCCGCGTCATGA
- a CDS encoding translation initiation factor IF-2 subunit gamma, whose amino-acid sequence MKVPRQPEVNIGLVGHVDHGKTTLTQALTGEWTDRHSEELKRGISIKLGYADTAFYRCPNDPPPTCFSTQPTCPNCGAEGQFLRAVSFVDAPGHETLMETMLSGAAIMDGALLLVAANEKVPQPQTREHLYALDIIGVRKVVVVQNKIDLVSSEAAEENHRETVDFLKSSPLANAPVVPVSANHRVNVDALIEAIEATIPTPPRDLTKPPLMYVARSFDINRPGTRPRDLKGGVLGGSLLQGRIAVGEDIEIRPGPSGAANGQSESLTTTVASIVSGGQEWPELRPGGLAAIGTGLDPALAKADGLTGRLVGSAGTLPPLTQKIRLKATLLDRVLGAQREIKVEKIRTSELLAITVGTTVASGKVTSARGDEVELALNRAVTVFPGSRVAISRRLNAWRLIGYGIVEGGAK is encoded by the coding sequence ATGAAGGTCCCACGCCAGCCCGAGGTGAACATCGGCCTCGTCGGCCACGTCGACCACGGCAAGACGACGCTCACTCAGGCGCTGACGGGCGAGTGGACCGACCGCCACTCCGAGGAGCTCAAGCGCGGGATCTCGATCAAGCTCGGCTACGCGGACACCGCGTTCTACCGGTGCCCCAACGACCCTCCGCCGACCTGCTTCTCGACCCAGCCGACGTGCCCGAACTGTGGCGCGGAGGGCCAGTTCCTGCGCGCGGTCTCGTTCGTCGACGCGCCGGGGCACGAGACGCTGATGGAGACGATGCTGTCGGGCGCTGCCATCATGGACGGGGCGCTCCTCCTCGTCGCCGCGAACGAGAAGGTCCCCCAGCCGCAAACGCGCGAGCATCTCTACGCGCTCGACATCATCGGAGTGCGCAAGGTGGTGGTCGTCCAGAACAAGATCGACCTGGTCTCTTCCGAGGCGGCCGAGGAGAACCACCGCGAGACGGTCGACTTCCTCAAGTCGTCGCCGCTCGCGAACGCGCCCGTGGTTCCGGTCAGCGCCAACCACCGGGTGAACGTCGACGCGCTGATCGAGGCGATCGAGGCGACGATCCCGACTCCGCCCCGCGACCTCACGAAACCGCCCCTGATGTACGTGGCCCGCTCCTTCGACATCAATCGGCCCGGCACGCGGCCACGGGACCTGAAGGGCGGCGTGCTCGGCGGTTCGCTGCTCCAGGGCCGGATCGCCGTCGGGGAGGACATCGAGATCCGACCGGGCCCTTCGGGCGCGGCGAACGGCCAGTCCGAGTCGCTCACGACCACCGTCGCGTCGATCGTCTCCGGGGGCCAGGAGTGGCCGGAGCTCCGACCCGGTGGCCTCGCGGCGATCGGGACGGGCCTCGACCCGGCGCTCGCGAAAGCCGATGGCCTGACCGGCCGCCTTGTCGGCAGCGCCGGCACGCTGCCGCCGCTGACGCAGAAGATCCGCCTGAAGGCGACCCTGCTCGACCGGGTCCTCGGGGCGCAGCGGGAGATCAAGGTCGAAAAGATCCGTACGAGCGAGTTGCTCGCGATCACCGTCGGCACCACCGTCGCGAGCGGCAAGGTCACGAGCGCGCGGGGGGACGAGGTGGAGCTGGCGCTGAACCGCGCCGTGACCGTGTTCCCGGGGAGCCGGGTCGCGATCTCGCGCCGACTCAATGCCTGGCGGCTGATCGGTTACGGGATCGTGGAGGGCGGCGCGAAGTGA
- a CDS encoding methytransferase partner Trm112, whose amino-acid sequence MKPDLLEILRCPVCRGELGLVTRRTEGDEIVDGTLTCARCRVDYPIADGIPDLLPPDERD is encoded by the coding sequence GTGAAGCCCGATCTGCTCGAGATCCTTCGCTGCCCGGTCTGCCGCGGCGAGCTCGGGCTGGTCACCCGGCGGACCGAGGGCGACGAGATCGTCGACGGCACGCTCACGTGCGCGCGGTGCCGCGTCGACTACCCGATCGCCGATGGGATCCCGGACCTGTTGCCACCGGACGAGCGCGACTGA
- a CDS encoding cyclase family protein, whose translation MVRIDVSMPLFAGMPSFPGDPEYSITPDRSIARGDAYNVSRLVLGTHAGTHVDPPCHFLPGAPAIDAIDLGALNGRCHVVTVDEEAREVGPADVDAIPPGTERVLFRTANSARWQHELRFFPDYVALAPSAARALAARGLRLVGIDALSVESDPSGSFPVHHALLGSGALILEGLLLGSVAPGAYELACLPLRLRGGDGGPARALLTSR comes from the coding sequence ATGGTCCGGATCGACGTCTCGATGCCCCTATTCGCCGGAATGCCGTCGTTCCCGGGCGACCCGGAGTACTCGATCACCCCCGACCGCTCGATCGCGCGCGGCGATGCCTACAACGTCTCCCGGCTCGTCTTGGGCACCCACGCCGGGACCCACGTCGATCCGCCCTGCCACTTTCTCCCCGGCGCGCCGGCGATCGACGCGATCGATCTCGGAGCGCTCAACGGTCGCTGTCACGTGGTGACCGTCGACGAAGAGGCGCGAGAGGTCGGGCCCGCCGACGTCGACGCGATCCCTCCGGGAACGGAGCGCGTTCTGTTTCGCACCGCGAATTCGGCGCGCTGGCAGCACGAGCTGCGGTTCTTCCCGGACTACGTCGCCCTGGCTCCGAGCGCGGCGCGAGCGCTGGCCGCGCGTGGGCTCCGCCTCGTGGGAATCGACGCTCTCTCGGTGGAGTCGGATCCGTCCGGGAGCTTTCCGGTCCATCACGCGCTCCTCGGGTCCGGGGCGCTGATCCTCGAGGGCCTGCTCCTCGGGTCGGTCGCGCCCGGAGCCTACGAGCTCGCGTGCCTGCCCCTGCGCCTTCGCGGGGGGGATGGCGGCCCCGCGCGGGCCTTGCTGACGTCCCGGTAG
- a CDS encoding S26 family signal peptidase: MSRADDPELDDADEPEEDRRRRRRAARHPPPRRTRSARPVQRWRGGDDAEDDGEDELEAPRTRRRWFFREKTPVYWRARDSLYFEPLVAVAIIVILLVGLYAYTQNWPPIYVVESQSMQHGSTDILGVINTGDLVLAQRVPTSAITPYVTGMRTGYSTYGEYGDVLLYYPNGVGPTPIIHRAILFLQWNPANGGSYNATDLSGLPCGTAAGAFYNSSSPYGACYVHDLTGPLTLYHVGWSDVTVSLDLSPTLLGAHSGFVTMGDYNFNRPCTPGVNCVGESDQGSGLSALVEPGWIVGVARGMLPWFGAFKLLLEGNAAEVPSQSWQFLGLTIVGLILLAFGIHYALRAEGIEDPRRRRQEEEEVERDEPEDETPPSRTRRFLRGLRAWRRPEEDEEDAVDPKPPRDTAARRSPSRGRPAPRVRRARAKRSADDSDEDL, encoded by the coding sequence ATGTCCCGGGCCGACGACCCGGAGCTCGACGACGCGGACGAGCCGGAGGAGGATCGACGGCGGCGCCGTCGCGCGGCGCGGCATCCGCCGCCCCGCCGGACGCGGTCCGCGCGCCCGGTCCAGCGCTGGCGCGGGGGAGACGACGCGGAGGACGACGGGGAGGACGAGCTCGAGGCGCCCCGCACGCGTCGACGGTGGTTCTTCCGCGAGAAGACGCCGGTCTATTGGAGGGCGCGCGATTCGCTTTACTTCGAGCCGCTCGTCGCGGTCGCGATCATCGTGATCCTTCTCGTCGGGCTGTACGCCTACACCCAGAACTGGCCGCCGATCTATGTGGTCGAGTCCCAGAGCATGCAGCACGGCTCGACGGACATCCTCGGTGTGATCAACACGGGCGATCTCGTCCTGGCGCAGCGGGTCCCGACGAGCGCGATCACGCCCTACGTGACCGGGATGCGCACGGGCTACTCCACGTACGGAGAGTACGGCGACGTGCTGCTGTACTATCCGAACGGCGTCGGCCCGACGCCGATCATCCATCGAGCGATCCTGTTCCTACAATGGAATCCGGCCAACGGCGGCAGCTACAACGCGACGGATCTGTCCGGGCTCCCCTGCGGGACCGCGGCCGGGGCGTTCTACAACTCGTCCAGCCCGTACGGCGCCTGCTACGTCCACGACCTCACCGGTCCGCTCACGCTCTACCACGTCGGGTGGTCGGACGTTACCGTGTCGCTCGACCTCTCCCCGACGCTCCTGGGCGCCCACTCGGGCTTCGTCACCATGGGCGACTACAACTTCAACCGCCCTTGCACCCCGGGAGTGAACTGCGTCGGAGAGTCCGACCAGGGCTCCGGGCTGAGCGCGCTCGTGGAGCCGGGGTGGATCGTCGGCGTCGCCCGCGGGATGCTCCCCTGGTTCGGCGCCTTCAAGTTGCTCCTCGAGGGAAACGCGGCGGAGGTCCCGTCCCAGTCCTGGCAGTTCCTCGGACTGACGATCGTCGGGCTCATTCTGCTGGCCTTCGGGATCCACTACGCCCTGCGGGCCGAGGGTATCGAAGACCCCCGCCGTCGCCGGCAGGAAGAGGAGGAGGTCGAACGCGACGAACCGGAGGACGAGACGCCGCCGAGTCGTACGCGACGGTTCCTGCGGGGGCTGCGGGCCTGGCGCCGCCCGGAGGAGGACGAGGAGGACGCGGTCGACCCCAAGCCTCCGCGCGACACCGCGGCCCGCCGCTCGCCGAGCCGGGGCCGACCGGCGCCGCGCGTCCGCCGCGCGCGCGCCAAGCGCTCCGCCGACGATTCGGACGAAGACCTGTAG